From a single Brassica rapa cultivar Chiifu-401-42 chromosome A01, CAAS_Brap_v3.01, whole genome shotgun sequence genomic region:
- the LOC103859660 gene encoding uncharacterized protein LOC103859660, which yields MEGAEEFQEEEVWSVLRENETPGPEMKMSKSNNLFSAATSSSARYIPKGKEVSKAKQSSAPMNVPDWSKIYGNTRSNHLHSWTTHDEDDDEHSMVPPHELVAKMLARTQISSFSMCEGVGRTLKGRDLSKTRNDVLTKTGFLESNVTSTSPQP from the coding sequence ATGGAAGGGGCAGAAGAgtttcaagaagaagaagtgtggtCAGTTTTGAGAGAAAACGAAACTCCAGGTCCTGAAATGAAAATGTCCAAAAGTAACAATCTCTTCTCAGCTGCTACTTCATCTTCTGCAAGGTACATTCCTAAGGGCAAAGAGGTCTCTAAAGCCAAACAGTCATCTGCTCCAATGAATGTACCTGACTGGTCCAAGATTTATGGGAACACAAGAAGCAACCATTTGCATTCGTGGACcactcatgatgaagatgacgaTGAACATTCAATGGTTCCTCCACACGAGTTGGTAGCAAAAATGCTTGCAAGAACGCAGATCTCATCTTTCTCCATGTGCGAAGGAGTAGGAAGAACACTCAAAGGAAGAGATCTCAGCAAGACAAGAAATGATGTCTTAACCAAAACAGGTTTCTTGGAATCGAACGTCACATCCACATCACCACAACCATAG